ATTTAGAGACAAGACCTTTTCCTAGCACATTTGAGTAACCGAACCCAATGTTTATCAAACTGACCTCATCAACGAAATTGTTGCAAGGGCACTAAAAACCCCCTTGTGCTTCTTTTTATGCTGTTTAGCAGGCCATATTACACAAGCAAACTGTTATTAGGTGATTGTGATCTCTTGTTGTGAAACTTTATTCTTTCCTTTGTCTGGTTCtttgttgaatttggaattGGGGATATTTATCCTCAAAGCTAGCTCTAGTGTGACATACTATCTACGCTTGTGCTTATCTTTTATATACCAAGGGGCTGTTTGGTTCAAATTGGGTAAACAGAATGAAATCAACAAAGAGAGAGGGAAAGGAAAACTACTCCTTTGATTTAAGTTGCTGTTTGGGAACTTTTGGTCACCCAAAACACAACCACCAGCACCACATTACCCTTCTCTCTACCACTACTCGTTCCACATTGCTTCCTTTACCGTTGGGACCCTTCACTTACTCATGTAGCCGACGACTACCCTCCATTGTCGCCTCTGCCAATCCCCTCTCAAATTTTCTTTATTCGAAAAGAAACCCATACTATCTTGGATCTAAATTTTTCGTGGGTGGTTGGTGGCCTGGGATTCTTGGTGGTTGGGTTGGGTTTCAGAGGGGTGGCGGTGGGTTTTCGGATGGGTGGGGATGGTTTTCGTGGGTGGTGGTTGATTTTTCTTGGGTTACGGAGGTAGTGTTTTGGTGGATGTGGTGGGTTTTCGGTTGAGAGAATGGCTTTGTCGGGGATGGGGTGGCTCTTTCGGCAATTGGGCTGGGGTTGTCGGTGGCTGGGATGGTGGTTGTGGTGGAGTGTCGTGGTGTTTTGCAAAGTTAGTGGCGGTGAAGCGGCGACAACGAGGGTGACAGTGAGGGTGGCATTTGTCAGTGGGTGGATGATGTTGTGGTGGCAATTGTATTCGGTGGTGTGGTTAGTGGTGGTGTATCGGTGGTTAGGAAAGGGAATGGAAATACCATGGGGAATGGGAGGAATTAAAGCAGAGGAGTTTGGGGGTATGGtgggggtaaagggaatgattgAATTGACATTACAAACAACAATTTACTGAATACCAAATGGCCCCTAATAGTTGCGTGGTCCGATTACCGACTTACCGTGTTACATGTAAAGTTGCTgcgaaaaatattcgtttttttttttaagttttctAATTTAAAGTTAAACGTTGAAAATAATTTGTCTTGTATATTTTCTTAAGTGGAAAAACATGGACAAACATATTTGGATGGTCAGACAGATGTATTTTAAAACAGACGGATCTAAAGAATAGCAGACACAAACCAAGAGCAAGGAAGCTTGTAGAAGCGATATTTTGCAGGGAACGAATTGTGTACTCAAAGTTTTTAGTTTGTATAAATTCCTTTTCTGCCTTTTGTATGACACGACATGAGCTAGTTGTATGCTCTTTGTAAAGACCTTGTTTTTATGAGGATTTTTTATTATATAGTTAGGACTAAACTTAGATAATTCTGTACAGAATGCATCATATGATTCCAATTTTGATGATATTCTTCCTTACATGCAGAGCGTTCTGCAATCCTGCTGACGTGGAAGAGTTTACAGAGGAGAAGAAAGACCTTCTTCTAGGCAAGCGTCAGGGGAGAGGTGCTGATTTTGTCCGTGCTGTGCAGGAGATTGTCGATTGTTACGACAAGTTGAAGGAGAGCGATCGGGATGACCGGCTGAGCGCTGGTCTTGCTCCTGCTGAAAATGCCGAAACTGGTGAACTTAATGCAACTAATGGAACACATAATTCCATTGTCAAAACATCTAATTCTTGTAGACCAAAAGATGAACCGGGCACTGTTTTGGAAGATGTTGGAGCTCTCACAGAGGTGGAATCTATGCGGCAAAGGGGGCCATCAGAAGACCAGGATAATAATGCTGTTGCACCCAGCTTCTCGATGCCTAATAGCTACACTTTGAGGAAAAAGTCCAGAAGCAGTCAGCCTCAACGGTCCGCTAATAAAAAGAAAGTATCTATTCAAAGGTCCAGAAGTTCATTGAGGTTTCATCCGGGTGGTCTACAAAATGGTGATTTGAAATGTTGTGATAGCAAACTCTTGGATGATGTTGGCATAAATGGGTTTTTGGATGGTCCACTGAGAAGAGCCAAGAGGAGCAAAAGATCACCTGATTTGACTGTTCCCAGTGTTGAGGATTCGCCCATTTGTAATTCCAATGGAACTGTGGAAGATAATGGATCCGAAATTGCTATGGCTGATTCCGAGAGCCTCAGTAATAATGAATGTAGTGCCATTGAGTCTGACCATAAACGTGAACAATCAGATATTCTTAGTGAAAGCTTTGAAGGAAGTCTTGAGTTAAGCAGAAGGCTTGGTTTTCAAGCAAAGACTATTGTTGTGAGAAAGAAAAGGAACCCAGGAAGAAAACGAGTTCAAATTGATGGCCTAGAATCTACGTCCAGATCTGATCATAAAGTTATTAATGAGGTACGCGTCCTGAAAGATGCAATGGAATTGCCGTCCTCGTGTGGGAAATTGATTGACAGTCATCCCAAGGATGAAGGTGATGAACACTTACCGCTAGTAAAACGTGCTAGAGTTCGAATGGGAAAAATGCCAGTTGAAGACCATCAGCAGCTAGATTTTCTAGTGAAGGGTGAGGAGAAATCCTTAGCTTTTGTTCCAGTAAGTGCAAGTACGGTGGCGAGCACTTCCTTGAACTGTGATGATATTCATCCACCAAAGAACTTTTTAACTGTTAATGAATCAATGGTATCTTCACCCGTGGATAATTCTGGTCTGGTTGCGGAGGATAAGCCTCAACCTCAGGATAGATCTGCCTCTTGTGTTGTTAATGAGCTAGTAGCCTGTTCACCGGCGAATAATTGTAACCACATTCCAGATGACAAGCCTCAGCCTTGGAAGGCTAAGACAAATCTCCCGTCTGGCTGTGTATTTGACGGTGAAGCTGCTTTGCCTCCGTCAAAGCGCCTTCATCGGGCCTTAGAAGCCATGTCAGCTAATGCTGCGGATGAGAGGGGTACACCAACAGAGGTATCTTTGTCAACAGAAGTAGAAAATAAACTGTCTCATCTTCCTTTCGCAGAGACCAACTCCGACATGCTTGTGAATAGTGCAACTGACAGTAACTTAGAATCACATCATGATTCTTTGGACTGCAATAATGCTTTGCTTGAAAATTGCTCTGGACTTTCTAACATTTCTAACCCAACCAGTTATGAAGTAATAACTAAGTCTTTTCAAGAAGTGTCGATGTCGGACTCACCTGACAGGATTTTGGACAGTGAAAAGGCTGAATTTAAAAATAATGCTGAGGAAGTGGGTGATTGTGTAGATAATAAAAATCCTAGCGGATCAGAGATTACTATGTTGCCTGACAATGCTCTCCCAGATAAGGCTTCACAAGCCTTATTGAGCAGTGTTACCGAGTTGGGATCCTTGTTGCAATCAATGACTACTGAACTGTCTCAGCCTCATGTGGAGGTTTTAAGCAAGACAGGAAAAGAAGAAATTCATGAAAGTGGGACAGAATGTAAAAAGTCAGAGAATAAGTTGCATTCTGGAAGAGACGGAAATTCTGTACCAGGGGAAGATAAAGTTCTAGATATAGGATGCAGTAATGGTACTGCTGCAAATTTCTGTCAAGAAGAGGCTGGCAGTTGTGCAGCAAGTGACAATTTGAAGGTTGCGGCGGGCGAAATTACTGAAGCTAGTAGTATGTAAGTTGTTTTGCTCGTTACTTTTGCTTCTTTCGGTCTGTATTTTTAATTTACTATATGCTTTTCTTCTATGTGGCTTGTTTATCTGATTTGTTGTGTGTTATTTTTGCTTGATCTTAGATGTGAAACTGCCGACAAAGTTAAAGATACCACATCAGATGTAAGAATGGATGCCTCCTCATCACCTCCGTTGAATGCATCTTCATCTCCTCTGTTGAATGCATCTTCACAACGAACTTGTCATGGTGCCTCAGTTTCTTGTGGTCTGTCAAATGATCTGAATGATGATAGTAAAACCACAAGTACCCTTCCTGCTGAGGTAGATAAGCAGAAGCATGTTTCTCTTCCAAATAACCTTATGGCTGCCTCAGATAACAGTTGTCATTCTCCGCATAGGGAGGCTGAAACCATTTATGCGATGTTACCTCATGGGAAGTTGGCTGCAGATGCTGGTGAAAGTAAAGTTGTAGATACTGGTATGCGTCTTCAGGGTAAGCCAGGGGAAAGAACCAATCTTGCAGAAGTGAAAGCTGCTCTTGCATCTCTTGAGTTGACACTTGGGTCATTGACGAGAACCAAGGAAAGCATAGGCCGGGCAACCCGAATAGCAGTTGACTGTGTTAAATTTGGTAGTGCTGTTGAGGTATTATCAATTCTTAATTGTTATATTTAACTGATGCTGTGTGAAGTTGTTAGAttcatataataatttttttctacATGAATATTACTCCCCTTTTCACCAGTGCACCGCTCAATCTGGTTGAAGTTTTCTGGTTTTTTTTTGGCggtcggggggggggggggggtggtggtggtggttacaTTTATATAATTTATTAGTTAGGATTCGCTATTTCCAAACTGGAAGTCCAAGCCAAGGAAATATAGGTATAAGAAGTATATGATAGCTGGGGAAACACAGTTATATGATAGAAGCCTACTTCCATTTTTTATATTGTATAATAAACTCAATACATTTATGGTCTTTTTCTGTTGAAATATTTGGTCCCTCGTCCGGCTCAATAATCAATCATAAAAGGACTGTGCAATAGTAATGCATTAATGCCATGTAAGGGTGAATTAACAGCTGTATTTTCGCAAATATTCAGCTCATTAAAATATAAAGGTATGAAGGACTGGAGTCTTTTTCTTTGGTTAATATTTATTAACTAACAACTCCTCTTTTAGAAACAAAAAATGTTAATATTGTTTACTTTAGGATGGATGGAGGTATATATTATGTTTCTACATGTTGAAATGAGACATGTTATAATGTTGATAACGATTTGCGCATAGGTGGTAGACCTTCTTGCACTCTATTTGGagaaagagtcaagcatgtatcGGCGAGTTGATCTCTTTTTTCTTGTGGATTCAATTGCCCAATGCTCTCGAGGTTTAAAAGGTACACATGCATCACTATGATTGTCATGCCATACTCATGATTGTTTCCATTTTTGTACTCAGCATGTCTCTGATTGCAAGGCCTTACTGAATTGTCTCTGATTGCAAGAACTTACTGAATATGGATTTTGTGGCTGTTTTAACTGAAAATATGATATCCAGGTGAAGTAGGTGGTACCTATATCTCAGCTGTCAAGGAGAACCTTGCACGCATTTTATCAGCTGCTGCTCCACCTGGTCAAGCCGGAAGAGAAAACCGTAGGCAATGTTTGAAGGCAAGTGTAACAAGAAACCCCTTTTCCCTCGCTTACACTGAGTTCAGATCTGGTTATCTCCAGTTATGCTACTGTCATACTTGTGGTCATTTCGGTTTGTATTGACCTCTGTCCTTTGTTTCAGGTCTTACGACTTTGGCTAGATAGAAGGATCTTCCCGGAAACCATGATTTGTCAACATATACGGGAGCTTGACTCACTTAACTGTTCCTCTTCTACTGGCGGTTATTCTCGGCGCATGTCAAGGACAGAGAGATCTTTTGATGATCCTTTACGAGACATGGAAGGGATGCTAGTTGACGAGTATGGGAGGTAATACATTCTCTCTATTAACCAGTGACATGCCTACGTACGATAAACTTAGTGCGGTTCGTTAGACGTTTTGGATGATTATACTTTTGTTGTATTCAACTTTGTCTTTGGATAAGAGTGAATTGTTAAAAATCCTACATAAATTCTGTATGCATGTCTTAATACCGTTGTTAGTTTGTTACAACTTCCATTCGTTACACTCTTTCCCAAGTACGTAAACAAGCAACCATCAAGGCTTGGCCTCATGACTTCAAAGTTATGGGATCAAGCTTCAATAGGGGCACTTTTGGGGTGGGATTCCCTTACTTTCCCATGTAGCTCCCAATACAGTGGTTGTTTCAGTGGTAATGTGGTACACTGTGTCAATGTTTAATTGCAAATAACAATCTTGTTTTTTAAGATGACAAATACTAATCTTTTTGTCTGATTTTAATCAAAATTTCTAACTTTTATGTTACTTTATTGGAATAAATTATGGTCTAAGCTACACTTTAAAGACTTAAAGCAGTCTAATCTCGAATGGGACTATGATATCAGAGAATGCAAATTTGGTCCATCAGGGGTTGAGTAGAGGTTATGCTACACATAAATGCTTTTGATGTGCATTTTTCCGTTCTTTAATTCCAGAATGAGCGCAGGTCCAAAATTGCTTGTGAGACTATTGAAACATTATGAGGGGTAAAATGAACTCCTAGGACATTACTAGAGGTGGCGGAAATTCTTGCAGAAGCAAGCATGAACTTTGACAACCATATGGCCTTTTTACATAGCATTGTCACATTTGCATATAGCATTATAGTTTTCATCTTCATTGTCAGCATTAGTAGTACTCAGTGGTAATATAACAGATTGGTCACGTTGATTGGTCGCCGTTTTGAGGCTTTCTCTGAATTATATCAACTTCTATCCAAATTTTTAGTTTTCAGCCCTCAACTGGAATAAATACACGTTCTTTTTTGGTGTAAACCTCATATTTTGATCTCGATTTTTGTTGGGAAAGTAATTCTGATTCCACGTCCTCTTTGGTTCTAATATTTGAATTTGGGAAACAAAGTGAGTGAGTTTAGGAATTCAGGgagaatttttgttgaattgagTTGGAATTATAAGATACATGGAAGGAGATAGGAACAATTGGGCTTTCTTCAACTTCCCGTCAAACATACCATCTATTTGTAATTGGTGCTAAAGGACAAGAGTCACCTATGGTTATTTGGATTCTTCAAATGTGTCAAAATTGTCCGAATAATCTCATACGGATATTAGAAGCTTCTGTATTTTCTCAtcctccctccgtattttttttaagTGTTACACCTCCTATTTCATGCCGTATTTTTTTAGGAGTTACCCTACCCTTTTTAGTAAATTTCTACATTAAAGTACCATCTCTCTCTCTCCATCCATGGTTCCctcttccaattatattaatctttctctctcccttatGGTCACACCATCTTTTTTCTCaccataaataattcaattacaATCAATTTCTTCCCATAAATGATACTTAAAAACTATGTGAAGGTCAACTCAAACCTCCTAAACTATGTGCCGGTCAAAGTGTAacacttaaaaaaatacgggGGGAGTATTTTTCAAGGATCAGTCCCAATTATCTTTGTCATTTAGGATTGTTCTTTTGTCGGTTTTCCCAATTATCTTTGTCATTTAGGATTGTTCTTTTGTCGGTTTTCCTAATTTTCGTTTCTTTCTCTCCTCCAAAAAGGGTATGGGGCAAACTCATTGAGACAAGAAAGAAAAGTTagccggggggggggggggggggagaggagggagtatatatagtATGCATGTTGAATCATCTATGGTTATCTATAATTTACAAGTTCTGTGGGTTAAGGATTATGCAGTGGCACAATCTTAGTTTTAATGCAGTGAGACGCTGGCTTCATCGCCTCCAACAATTCTAGGCGTGTATGTGAGACACACCCCTCTCTTGAATAGTTAGATTTATATGGTTTGGTTTTCTTAATTCTCTCTAGCTCCTTTTTGAAGACCATTCCTCTTATGGATTTACATGATTGTTTCCAGATAGGTTTGCTAATATTCCAAGTGTATCCTGAAGGATTGATAGAAGTTAACTCTATGAATCCAAAAACCCCAAATTAGTTAATTAACTCCAAACAACCCATTTAATCTAtctctttcctttctctttgCCATTTTCTCTATGCCTGTCAGTCAACCAAGAAAATGTTAAGAGTCAAGCCACGTCGAGATATGAAGGATTGTAACAAAGCTTTTTAGATGCTAAGTGAGACCATTGTCCTATTTCTAAGCTGCCATTGCTGCTGGAAGGTTCGGATTTTGTGTATGTGTGTGGGTGTGTGGTTTCTCAATTTAGGATTGAGATTTTATTTCCCTTGCTTCTTTACCAAAAAATATGGGTTCCTTAATTTTTGGAACGTACATTTCAATTGAATTTCTTCTtgttttctttttcaattgagCTTTTTGTGAAAGAAGGAGAGGGGGGGGGGTCTTAAGGCATTGGTGCTGAGGATATTGTTTGGTTTTCATGACTGATATAGCCCATGTAGGACTTCCACTGCTGTAAACATTGTGTTTTTGAACTTGAGAGAATGAGAGACAATTAGAGAGGAGAGAAATTGTTTTTGTATCTGATCTCCCTTAGGTTTCCTTTGTTATGTTATTGCTCTTAAAAGTATTTTTTACACGAATTCTTGGTGTTTTAATGAGTGAAATCTCATAATCGGAGAAAGGTTTGGTGAAtgggtgaagagaaagggaagAGATGGATGATGGGGAAGATAGATTTATTGTGTAGATTTGGGGTTTATATTTGACAAGTTAATGTCCATCATTCATTAAGAGTTTGTAGTGAAAGTTCGCAAACCTCAGGGGAATATAGTGCGATTCATTTTACCCCATGCATCTTTGAAATTTCAGGCGTTACGGTGAAAATTCCTTATTAGTGATAGTATCTGTAGTTATTCTAGTTTTAATTGTTATAGTTACCATCACAAATTTTTGCAACAATAATTATCAAGAAAATTTTGAAGAAGTattttcaaaaggaaaaatgacACCAATACTCCAACCTTTCCCCAGTCTGCTTAAAATGGTGCCAACCTTTTTATCTTATCTTCTTGTATTATCCCTTGGTCATAAATGACCTGCAAAAATAGGTAACCGTCCTACGTGTCAATGACCGTTAGCTATTAAATGTTTATTTTAATACTTCGTGTATTTTTTCTGTTCTCCCTCCTTATTACTCTGTCATTATCAGAATACCTTCCCTTCCTTCTCTGTTCCTATCTCTTTTGATTAACTTTCTCATTCTTCATGTCCTTCCTCACGCTATTCTCTCTTTTTTTATCCTTTATAAAATCTCCAGTGGAACACATTTGATGTTAACCATCCATGGTCAAATTAAAGAGGCATACCATGAAACACATTCTGGGCACTCGAATGCAATTTCACAAAAAATTATCACCTAATTTGCACAATTAAATAGCTGAATTTTGAACATATAAGTCGATTAACCAACAAACTCAAACCCAGCAAACAAATCAGTGGAAGAAAATTCTTACAACCACACCCTCAATTTAAACAACCACCAAATTCAAGTTAGTCAAATGAACAAGCAAGCACTTGCAAGACATGAGCAAGAAGAAACGAGTCCACGACCTCGAAATCAAAAATGGCAAAAATCTTCTCCAAAATCCACCATTTAATGGATGTAATCAATGCTGAATCTGGACATGTTATTTCAATTCGATATTTTGAGCAAGCACGCCGTCAAATTAACCTCCCTAATCCCCCACAAATTATCCAATTTCATCTTCAGAGATGACGTGGAAGATGAGAGGAGCCAGAGATTTTACATCCGGAAAAGGAAAGGTGAGAACGATACGGGGGGTGGTGTAAGAGAGATGAGAATTTTGAGCATCACCAAACTGAGATGAAACTGAGATGACTGGCAGTACGAGAGAGAACTCTGAATAACAGTAATGGAGGGGTGGTTTTCAAAGGTTGAAGATGATTATTAGAAGTAGGCAGGGATATTTCATTGCTTAGAAGGGAAAGTAATCCACATCATCAATTGGTTTACCTACTGAACCGGTTACCCTGTCTCTGGACCAATATAAGAATATAAGATAAAAAGGTTGGTGTATTTCGAGTTAATTAAACTTGGGAGTTAGGACCATTTTAAGCAGACTGAATAAAGGTTGGAGTATCGGtgtcaatttttccttttcttAAAGGGTTGATCTGTGGGGATTGGGGAACTACCATTTTTTATCTATCTTTGTCGGAAGCTACTTTTTATATTGGTATGCATTATTATCAGGCCATATATTATGACGGAATCCAACGAGTCAAAGtcaagtttccggcattgactatCAAGTGGTTATTCTTATTGAGCTCATTTGGTTTCCTACCCCCTTTCTCCTATTCCTCTGTTCTTCTGGTCTTCTTCTGCAATTACTCCCTCTTTCTTAATTTCCCTCCCGTCTTCCTCAATTTTACCCTAACCTCATTAGCCGTCTTTTTTTAagggaaaaaaaacaaattattaaCTCAACTGCTAAACAATGCTACAGAAGAATGCTAAAAGCTCGCAAGACGAGAGTATCAAAGAACCAAATCAATCAAACAGAGTTTGTAAGAAATTACAAGGAATACAAAGCTTAGTACCTAGGATAGATATCAAGATAAATACATGCAAAGCTAATTTCCTTGGAGATCGATACTGATTATGTATACGACATAATCAGGACCACCTTGTGCTTCCTGCCTCActttggttgttgctttctcagTTGAGATTTGAGGAACAAAAATTGTGCTCTTGCTATTGGTTATAGCTCTCAGAAAAAGGTTTTCTGCAGTATTAtacttccattttttttttaaattattgcAACATTTTGGACTTTCACTTGCCAGCTCATAATTTTTCCGTTAGTATTCTTGAGCATCTGTAACTagcaattataaaaatttgatattttgaaaatatatattcgaGATAAATCCgacaatatacttcctccgtttttattTACGGAGTATTTTGCAACCCAGTGAATTGGACCATAAACAACGGAGATGAAACGGAAAGGGGTATGTTAAACCATGTCATTATTTGATGAAGTGCAAAGAGAGATGTGAAAGACCCACTCACTCACAAAATAAGGGTATATTTGTAACATGTGTAGAAACTTTCCATTTTAAGCTTGATTGCAAGTAATATGATATTTTTTGTAAAAGGAAAAGGTAGCAAATATTTTGAAACGGTGGAAGTGTTACATGATggcattttctatttttatttgtaATACAAATGGTCAAAGTTGGTAAGTGAATGGTGCTCCTAATGTTGCAATAATAAACGAACAGAGGAAATATAAATTGTACATGGCTTTTATGTGCAATGGCCCGTTatgctcaattttttttttttttgtctaaaCAGAGCTTGCATTGAAGTATGATATGGAGTTGTCATTGTAATCTCATGAAAACTCTAGACCAACACTACACAGGCATTGTATTTTCTCACAAATCACTGTGCTCATATAGAAGAGGGGTAATAGTTAAGAAAATGACATAATTCATTTCCCTTTTAATTGGTTTTTATATTACCTTGGAGTTATGCTGATTTTAATGGAATTTGTGTACAATTGGAGTGAGATATCTGGCCAAATCTTGAACTTTTGCAAGTATTGGTCCTTGAAAATGTTGTTAAAGAGTGGTACTGCATATTGGCATTTAGTTTGGGAACCTTTTACCTTCGTATCACTAAATTGTCCATCCCACTTCTTTTATCTCCCCCACCCCTCCATTCTTCAAACAACCCTGGTGATTGTTCTGCTATCTTTTATACAGAGTGGAGTTTAGTTAATCTTTCGGCTGCAATTGTTGGAAATAGTATAGATATTTAAAAtggtttccttttctttttcttcagcAATTCAAGTTTTCAGCTTCCTGGATTTTGCATGCCCCGTATGCTTAAGGAAGAAGATGATGGTAGTGATTCTGACGGGGGAAGTTTTGAGGCTGTTACTCCGGAGCATGATTCTAAAGATCAAGAACCACATGAAGTGACTGCTGTGGCTGCAACCGAGAAGCACAGACATATCTTAGAGGATGTTGATGGCGAGCTTGAAATGGAGGATGTGGCACCCTCAAGTGATATTGAAATGGATCCAACTGCTGCTATTACTATTGATGCTTCTCTTGATGCACACAGTTGTAAAGAGCAGTTTACCTCTTTTGTCCCTCCGTTACCTCACGATGTACCTCCTCGAGCACCTCCTTTGCCGACATCCCCACCCCCACTGCCGCCTCttccgccgccaccaccaccaccaccacctccgcctcctcctccacttcctCCATCTGTATCTACAATGCCTCATGTCGATGGGGATTCACAGCATTATGCTGGTCGAAATGTATGTCTGAACTATAATTTATGATGCTTTTTACTCCCCCCACCCCCCTTGTGGCTTCTTATATCACCTCAGTGTGGGTTTAGTGGCCTGCAGTCCCTCGTTACTTGACATCAAAAGAGTTcaattatatgaattttattttcctGGGTTGGGGCGAGGGGGTTGTTGAGAGGGATATAGAAGATTATGGGAACCCTTAGAATATGTAATATTTTGTGGATTTTTTTTAGTGTTGGAGTTATGAGGATCCTTCTGCACTCCAGATCCTTAATTGGCCTACCCTTCTTTGGAGGGGAATCTATTCATTTCTCTTTCTGTTTCTCAAATTATTCTGTGGATGGATTAGTGTTACTGATTTTCTGCTTTTATTTGACTCTTTGGTTGCAGAGTATGCAAGAAGCAATGTCATCAAGACCGCCGGCTTCTGGAATGCACCATCCAATGCAGATGCCCACATCAACAAGCTGCTCTTACAATTCCTATCCTGTAATGCATAATCCTGTAGCACCGGGGAATAATCTGCAACCGATGGATGGTAACTTGTATGGCAAACCTTATAACGTGAGGCCACCATACCCCCCATCCTCGTCCAATCAGTTTTCTTACCTTCAGGCAGATCAACAAGTCAGGCCACAAAGGGAGGTTCCGCCACCCCCACCCTACTATGACCGGTCCCGCTTTGGTCAGAGTGTAGACGGTGGTCAATTTTATGGTGACCAAGATAATGTCAGACCGCCTAGACATGAGTTGACAGACGGTTGGGGTTATTCTAGACCCCCATATCCAGGTAACTGCAATGTTTTTGTACCTTGGTTTTGATATTCCATGATTTACTCTGCATTatcatttgcaaaaatgttaactTATTATGTCCTCCATTCTTAGGTC
This sequence is a window from Spinacia oleracea cultivar Varoflay chromosome 1, BTI_SOV_V1, whole genome shotgun sequence. Protein-coding genes within it:
- the LOC110805982 gene encoding protein HUA2-LIKE 2, whose product is MAPSRRKSASKAAAAAAARRQWKIGDLVLAKVKGFPAWPATVSEPEKWGYSSDWKKVLVYFFGTKQIAFCNPADVEEFTEEKKDLLLGKRQGRGADFVRAVQEIVDCYDKLKESDRDDRLSAGLAPAENAETGELNATNGTHNSIVKTSNSCRPKDEPGTVLEDVGALTEVESMRQRGPSEDQDNNAVAPSFSMPNSYTLRKKSRSSQPQRSANKKKVSIQRSRSSLRFHPGGLQNGDLKCCDSKLLDDVGINGFLDGPLRRAKRSKRSPDLTVPSVEDSPICNSNGTVEDNGSEIAMADSESLSNNECSAIESDHKREQSDILSESFEGSLELSRRLGFQAKTIVVRKKRNPGRKRVQIDGLESTSRSDHKVINEVRVLKDAMELPSSCGKLIDSHPKDEGDEHLPLVKRARVRMGKMPVEDHQQLDFLVKGEEKSLAFVPVSASTVASTSLNCDDIHPPKNFLTVNESMVSSPVDNSGLVAEDKPQPQDRSASCVVNELVACSPANNCNHIPDDKPQPWKAKTNLPSGCVFDGEAALPPSKRLHRALEAMSANAADERGTPTEVSLSTEVENKLSHLPFAETNSDMLVNSATDSNLESHHDSLDCNNALLENCSGLSNISNPTSYEVITKSFQEVSMSDSPDRILDSEKAEFKNNAEEVGDCVDNKNPSGSEITMLPDNALPDKASQALLSSVTELGSLLQSMTTELSQPHVEVLSKTGKEEIHESGTECKKSENKLHSGRDGNSVPGEDKVLDIGCSNGTAANFCQEEAGSCAASDNLKVAAGEITEASSICETADKVKDTTSDVRMDASSSPPLNASSSPLLNASSQRTCHGASVSCGLSNDLNDDSKTTSTLPAEVDKQKHVSLPNNLMAASDNSCHSPHREAETIYAMLPHGKLAADAGESKVVDTGMRLQGKPGERTNLAEVKAALASLELTLGSLTRTKESIGRATRIAVDCVKFGSAVEVVDLLALYLEKESSMYRRVDLFFLVDSIAQCSRGLKGEVGGTYISAVKENLARILSAAAPPGQAGRENRRQCLKVLRLWLDRRIFPETMICQHIRELDSLNCSSSTGGYSRRMSRTERSFDDPLRDMEGMLVDEYGSNSSFQLPGFCMPRMLKEEDDGSDSDGGSFEAVTPEHDSKDQEPHEVTAVAATEKHRHILEDVDGELEMEDVAPSSDIEMDPTAAITIDASLDAHSCKEQFTSFVPPLPHDVPPRAPPLPTSPPPLPPLPPPPPPPPPPPPPPLPPSVSTMPHVDGDSQHYAGRNSMQEAMSSRPPASGMHHPMQMPTSTSCSYNSYPVMHNPVAPGNNLQPMDGNLYGKPYNVRPPYPPSSSNQFSYLQADQQVRPQREVPPPPPYYDRSRFGQSVDGGQFYGDQDNVRPPRHELTDGWGYSRPPYPGPCEPMRPPNHGWGFPPHQVHHRNHIPSGPPCDGLCHLIHSIVLATGDQDEHCSIAIWQRRLGRIFGPDNPALCKGLRDSLMCNRISKLQILRMSSKPISFLAKSQDHFRSNPQNLSLIQVNPFPYTLPFHSCSSKLYKNFSKNNKLLQPTNASITSSSTSTVEKSPTNQAFRSKNPKDINVLVVGSTGYIGKFVVKELVKRGFNVIAVAREKSGIKGKYGKEETLSQLNGANVCFSGVTDLDELERNLENFGVGSIDVVVSCLASRNGGIKDSWLIDYEATKNSLTAGRKFGAVHFVLLSAICVQKPLLEFQRAKLKFEAELMQEAEKDEGFSYSIVRPTAFFKSLGGQVELVKDGKPYVMFGDGKLCACKPMSEPDLASFIVDSVLHEDKINQVLPIGGPGKALTPLEQGEMLFKLLGKEPKFIKVPIEIMDFAIGVLDFLVKVFPSLEDAAEFGKIGRYYAAESMLVLDPETGDYSAEKTPSYGRDTLEEFFQKVLTEEIGVCRVSFNSCQTTHKIILLFTAKVFDEEQSFTFLSFFGFQMGAVESVPQQSIHEFTVKDNRGKDVDLSMYEGKVLLVVNVASKCGFTNMNYTQLTELYQKNKDEGFVVLAFPCNQFLKQEPGTSEDAANFACTRFQAEYPIFQKVCVNGPKTADVYKFLKASKRSSIFGSGIKWNFTKFLIGKDGKVIKRYGTTTSPLSIEGDIKKALGDM